The Leopardus geoffroyi isolate Oge1 chromosome C1, O.geoffroyi_Oge1_pat1.0, whole genome shotgun sequence sequence TGATCGAATCtggcccttccccagcctcctgcaGGAAGTCCGACAGCAGCTCAACTCTGACCATCGGGACAAAATGGAGACGTTGGACATTGACAGAGGCTGCCTCTCTCTCAACCTCAAGTCCCCAAACATCTCTCTGAAGGTTAATCCCACGCGTGTTCCCAATGGGTAAGAAGTGTTTCACCCAGTTTCTCCTCCCCATCTCACAGGCAATACTCTTATGACCCCAGTATCTCCTGCCACCCACAGCTCCTCCAGCCTGCAGCAGTGGGATGACTTCAGCCAGTTCAACAAGGACCGGGCAGAGGCTGAGATGAAAGGAGCGGTAGAGCTGAGGGAGGCCATCGCCCTAACTATTGCCGAGGTGACTGGCCACTCCCCACACCCTGTTCTCCCACAGCTAGTTGGTGGGCCAATTGTTCCTGTTGGCCATGTGGCATGCCATCACCTCACCTGAGCAACTTCCTCAATGGCCATGAGCTTACACCCTCCCCTTGCCCTGCCTCCCCTGTCCTTCAGACCAACAATGAACTTGAAGCCCAGAGGGTTGCAACAGAATTTGCCTTCAGGAAGCGGCTGCGGGAGATGGAGAAAGTATACAGTGAGCTCAGGTGGCAGGAGAAGAATGTGAGCCTTCTCTGTTGAGTCCCTGGGGCCCGGATGTCCTGCTGTGGGATGAGAGCCCACAGGAAGCCCTGGACAGGGTGCACCATGGTGGGTTCAGCTGGTGGAGACCGGTCACTCTGTCCCTGCAGACCTTGGAGGAGATCGCCGAGCTGCAGGAGGACATCCGGCACCTAGAGGAGGATCTGCGCAGAAAGCTACAGAACCTGAAGCTCTGCCATACCCGACTGGAGTCCAGAACTTACCGTCCCAATGTGGAACTCTGCCGGGACCAGGTGCGAGGGCTCCCCAGTGGGGCACGGGGTCCCTGCTAAGGCTTCCTCAGGATCACCCCCCAGCACATGTTTCTGGCGGAGCAGGGGTGCTGGTGGAGGGCAGTACCCAAACTCAAGGAGAGTACACTGATCTGGGCCTCCCAACCCACTCCCCTGCCTCTAGGCACAGCATGGCCTCACTGACGAGGTTCACCAATTAGAGGCAACCATTGCTGCCCTGAAGCAGAAGCTGGCACAAGCACAGTAAGTTTGGGGAGTGGGCAGCAGGGGTAGGGAGACACCGCCCACCCACGGGGCCTTTTGTTGCCTTCTGGCTTCCTCGATGTCTTCCTGACTGAAGGCCAGAGAGCTCTGCCCCGGCCTCCCAGGATCATGCAGGAGTGAGGGGTTGTTTGTGCCTCCTCCCTAGGGATGCTCTGGATGCTCTCTACAAGCACCTGGCCAGGCTGCAGGCTGACATCGCCTGCAAGGCCAACTCTATGCTGTTGGACACCAAGTGCATGGACACCCGTCGGAAGCTGACTGTGCCTGCTGAGAAGTTTGTGCCAGAGGTGGACACCTTCAGCCGTACCACAAACCGCACCCTGAGTCCACTCAAAAGCTGCCAGCTGGAGCTGGTGTAGTGTTAGGTGGCTGAGGGATGAGGGGAGGGTCAGATGGGAGAtggaaggtgggggcggggggcgtggaGAGAATGAATCTAATAAACGTGGTGGTTCTCAGTCCAGATGGTTTTCTGGTGCTGCAGCCAGCAGGGAGTGAGAGGCTTCCTGGCCTTCCTGTGTGTGGAAGAGCAAAGCTGAGGAACAtcatcccgcccccccccccacaagctCCTTGTTCTCAATCtgatttcttccctcctcccgccTCAGGGAAGTCCTCTCTGGACTAGGCCAGCATCCCCTGGGCTCTAGCAGCGTGACCGCTCACCAGCTTTGCTCCAGCTGGACCCTTGCCTGCCCTCCTGATGCCCAGGAGAggcccggggtggggtgggggtgaggtggaggGGCAGGCCTGATGGAGCCAAGAGCTGGGACAGCCCTGGGGAGGGCCGGGATTGCTGGGGCCCAGAGCGAGGCTTCCTAAAAGCAGGCCACGGGAgcggggtggggaggtgaggggcgGAGACAGTGGCCTCAAGGACTGCTGTGGTCCGCTGGTCTGGCTCAGGGCTCTCCCCTCAGGGACCCTTTAGTGGCCGTCCCGCCCGTCTGTGACGTTTACGGGATTATGGAGCTAAAAGCGGAGGCCAGGCCCAAACCAGTGATGCCGGACGCCGGAGCTGCGTCTCCGGGCCGCTGGGCGGCGCTGTGGGCGCGGAGAAACGCCGAGGCTCCGGGCCGCTGGGCGGCACTGTGGGCCTGGCGGGAAGCGTTGCTCTGGGGCGCGCGCCGGCCGTACCGGAAGTGGCGACTGCTCCGCGCGGatggcggtggcggcggcggcggcgatgACGGCGGCGGGCTGCGCTGGCGCTGGGGCGGCCCGCTCCCTCTC is a genomic window containing:
- the TEKT2 gene encoding tektin-2 codes for the protein MATLSVKPSQRFQLPDWHTNSRLLSTNAEQQRDASHQIRQEARVLRNETNNQTIWDEHDNRTRLAERIDTVNRWKETLDKCLTDLDAEIDALTQMKESTEQNLQAKNLPLDVAIECLTLRDSRRDIDVVKDPVEEELHKEVEVIDATKKALQQKISQAFQKLCLLQEVRQQLNSDHRDKMETLDIDRGCLSLNLKSPNISLKVNPTRVPNGSSSLQQWDDFSQFNKDRAEAEMKGAVELREAIALTIAETNNELEAQRVATEFAFRKRLREMEKVYSELRWQEKNTLEEIAELQEDIRHLEEDLRRKLQNLKLCHTRLESRTYRPNVELCRDQAQHGLTDEVHQLEATIAALKQKLAQAQDALDALYKHLARLQADIACKANSMLLDTKCMDTRRKLTVPAEKFVPEVDTFSRTTNRTLSPLKSCQLELV